The genomic window CCTTCCAGATGCTTGTGTATTTTGGCAACATGTCCTTGTTGGTATTCTACATGGGATGCCTTTTCTTGTTGAGTGCTTCATGAGATGCTTAAATTTCTTCTTTGGTACTGGAATTATGCCAAAAGCAAAATGAGAATGCCATAAATGACAAAACCAAGAAAATCCTTGTGTAAAAAACGGTCTACTCCCGCAGCGCCCCAATTTTCAAAATCCATTTCCCTCACGAAAGGAAAGAACAAAATGAGACAAAAGAGGAAGAATATCAATGCTCTGATTGACTGGTCGAGCCCTCCCATATATCGTATCCCCAAGTTGTTCCCCACCATTTGCACCTTCCAAATTCGACGATAGAGAATTCATTCCCATATGAAAGGAAATAAACAAAATAAAGTGAGGAGGGAAAATTCTTACCTCCTGATTGGTCCATCCGGTCCTCCCACAGATCATGCCCTCCCTTGAGCTAACCCCAACCACTTGCACCTCCCAGATCCGACAACGGAGACCACTGGTCACACAGATCGCACTCTCGAGTTGATCCCAATCGCTTGCACCTTCCAGATTTGACGGCAGAGACCACTGGCCACGTGGATCGCACACCCGAGCTGACCGCTTACACCTTCTAGATCTGAGGGTGGAGACCGCTTTGTAGGGTAACGCAACAGAAAAAAAACATACTATACGTACACGCCTAGGACAACGATGAAGATGCATACGGTTTGCTCTGATCATTACCGACTCGAAGGGAAATGGAAGGAGAGTAGGTGGAGCTCATTGGTGCTGATCCCCGCAACTAGGATTTTACAACCTCCCAAGTGCGAGGATGTTCTCCCTCGGACAGCCCTTCGAGAGGCCCTCCGACAGAAACTCGATTAGTCCCTCGGACAACTCTTCAGGAGGCTCATGGTCATATCCTTAGACAACACATTTGCGTACCTCTCAAACTAAGATCAAAACTGCGACCTCTCTATTGGGTTGCACACACTTGATGTCAACTATCCGACAGGGTTTTGCCATCTAGAGCTAGGCCCTACCGAAGAAGGACCATTATGTGCAATGCATCGGCTCTGGCGCCCCAGTCTACCTCGCCGCCATCCTCGATTACCTCATCGCCGAGGTAACCACCCAACCATTGATATAGTCCATTCATGTCGTTCTCGTGCCCGCTAGTGATATCCTCTCGGTGTGCTCCTTGAACCACTGATGCTGGAACTGGCGGGCGACGCGGCCAAGGACAACAAGAAGACTCGGATCATGCCGTGTCACGTACTACTCACCACTCACAACAAGAGGAGCTCGCCAAGCTGCGTGACGGCATCACCATCGCCTATAGCAGCGTGTTACCCAACATCCACTCAGTGTTGTTCTCCAAGAAGGCCAACATGAACTAGCATCATAGTGATTTCAAACCATGGAGTCCAGTAATAATATCACATTCTACGTTAATGCAATGACATGCCTACAAGTTGTATCCCTCACTTCTCCTTTCGGTAATGATTAAAACTTTTCATCCTTCTCATGAAAGTTTCGTCGTTGACTAAGAACGAGGGTGAGCATTTGGATGGCCGTCGAAATTTCGGATCTAACCAACTTTTCAGTCATCGCATTCAGCTTTTCCGCCAACAACATGACAATCTCGCGATGACAAAATCTTCGGCCAACCAGTTGGCATGCCCCGTTTTGATATGGCGGGCGTGGGCACCATCCAGACATGCCATACACCCACTCAGCTCGCGTCACACTGATTGTTCATCCCGCGGAGCGAAATGCGCATAGCCCAACCCATATTCGATGCACGCGTAACGATCAACCTAACACAATGTAATCATACGATCGAGCCTTTTACCACGCAAAAGATCCACCCAAATCATACCAAAAACAAATGGGATAATTGCCCAAAATAACAGAGCCGAAAATCCCTCCATGTGAAAAAGAGAGCCTATTCCCGCTGCCAACATTTTTTTGAACCAATCCTGACCGTTCGCCCTCCCATATCCAACAGCGGGGAGCGCACGTCACACAGATCGCGCCCCACccatggacccccccccccctacgAAGTTGATGCCCTCATCGTCAGCAGATGCCACCAAATTCGAAGCAGTTCTGCACATTCCCATTCATCGTCGCCGCTGCCCACCACATTTCGTGGTGAGGGCATTAACCttctctttaaataacttggcatttgaTACCGTGGTGAGGGCACCATCCAGACATGCCCTATACCCACTCAACTCGTGTCACACCGGATTGTTCATCCCGCAGAGGCGTATTTTTTCGCGAATatgcaaagcttgcgtatcattttATTGATAGAAGAAGATAGAATGAATACATGAGGTGGTACAACCCATGACACGAACAGAAGAGACGTGAACATGGTGCCCGAAAGCAGAGAGACAAGAGACGCTCGACCcaaaacaaagaagaacacaactAAACTCGCCAACAACTATTTGATATTACCAACAACAAAATGGGATAATTACCAAAAATAATAACACAACCGAAAACCCCTCCGCCAGAAAAGAGCGCGTATTCCAAAATTTCGAACCCACTTCCCGCACAAAAGGAAAGAAACGGAGCGAGACGAGGAGGGAAAAACCGCCGCGCTCTGATTGGCCGATCGGGCCCTCCCACGGATCGCGCCCCCCGAACCAATCCTGACCGCCCACCCTCCCTCGGAGCCCCCCGCCCCCCTATAAAACCGGCGCCTTCGCCGCCGGCAGACGCCACCAAATCAGAAGCAGTTCCGCGCATTCCATCCACCGCCGCATTCCGAGGGGtccgagctcgccggagagggaggagagaTGGCCAGGAAGGGCGGAGAGAGGAAGAAGGCGGTGACCCGGTCCGTCAAGGCCGGCCTCCAGTTCCCCGTCGGCCGCATCGGGCGCTTCCTCAAGAAGGGCCGCTACGCGCAGCGCGTCGGCTCCGGCGCCCCCGTCTACCTCGCCGCCGTCCTCGAGTACCTCGCCGCCGAGGTAACCACCCAACCGACCGATCTCGTGCCCTGTTCTTTCTCGCGCTCGCCGGAGGGCTGACAGATCTCGTCTCGTCTCGGTTCTTTGGATGGATTCGCAGGTGCTGGAGCTCGCCGGCAACGCCGCCAAGGACAACAAGAAGAGCCGCATCGTGCCGCGCCACCTGCTCCTCGCCATCCGCAACGACCAGGAGCTCGGCAAGCTGCTCGCCGGCGTCACCATCGCGCACGGCGGCGTGCTGCCCAACATCAACCCCGTGCTGCTCCCCAAGAGGGCCCtcgagaaggccgagaaggaggcccaGTCGCCCAAGTCGCCCAGGAAGAAGACCGAGAAGaaggcccccgcccccgccgccaagAAGACCCCCAAGAAGAAGACCGCCGCCGACAAGAagaccaccgccgccgacgccgagaaggaggccgccgccgccgccgccgaggaggagGAGTAGAATGGCCCCGTCGCGTCGCTAAGTTCTGCAtctgagagggagagaggaagagagagagcaTGGGATCCTGTATGTAATGCCTGGTCTGGAGTCCGAACTGGTAGTAGTCTGTAGCGTCGATTGATCTTGAATCACTGCTGAATTGAAGCTGGAAACTCGATCGTTTAGCCAATTCCAATCTTCTCCGTGTCAATCTCGCTATTTTTTGCTGGTTCTTGAAGTCGCCTCGATCCCCTTGTTCGTCTGCACATTTGTTCGCACAATTTCACTCGGTTAGGTGTTCTTGGGGGCGATTTGGCAATAACTAGGTTCAGCGGGGTGCGGTTGGTGAAATTTTGTGGGGGTTAACCGATCTGAGGGGAAGGGGATCTGGGGATTATTTCTAGGGTTCGTCGGCGATGCTCAATTGGGGGAGAAAGGCTGCGCTCCATGCTAGGGTTCCTGTGGGGAAGATGCTGGATCGGACCGCCGGTTTCTCGTCAGGCTCCAAACTGTTCGTCGGAGGTAAGATTCGTCGACCCCATTCTCGTGTTCGGTTTGGGAATTTGTTTGGTGCTTGGACCCCAATTTGCTTACAAACTTAGGAAGATCATGCTAGTTCCTCAATCATCCTGCTTGATCTGTCTAATCTGAACAAACTGTAAGTGCTAGGAGAAATCTGTTTGAACATCGCACAATGCAAGAATGCTGCTGACTTATGGTTCAGGGTGCCTGGGGTTCAGTTTCCGGTCAATCTGATTGATGCCTGAACCTGAACCTCTTCTCCGTTGGAGACCTGCCAGATTTATCTCGGTCATGCTAGTTTCTCAATCATCCTGCTTGCTGATTTTGCTGCTAGCACAATGTATTTATTCCGTCCAGTGAAATTCCGCGCAAGCAGCGAGTTCAATCTTAAATAAATGTAAATGTTAGGAAGTACGCATCTGTGTGAACATTGAACAACTGCAGGAACCGTGCTTGACGTGTGAATGGTTCAGGATGTTTTGATGCCCTGCTGTTTCTTCCACCGAGTTTTTCAGGCCTGTCATACGACACCAACGAAGTTGCTCTCAAGGACGCGTTCTCTCAGCACGGCGATGTTATCCAAGGTACAAATCTATCTGTTCTGAATCTTTTTGCTGATTAGGGGATTGTCCTTGGACTGATCAATGCGCCTGACAGTCAAAGTGATGTGCCATCCCGTGACCGGGCAATCAAAAGGGTACGGTTTCGTCAAGTTCTCCTCGGAAAAAGAAGCAGCTGCGGCATTGGAGAAGATGAGCGACGAGGTAGGAATTGTGCTTCATGGATTCTGTAGGTATAGCAGAAGAAGCCAAGTTCCTGCAAGATAATATGCAGTGCTCAGTGCAGTTCTTTTACTTATGCTGACACATTGTTCCCACATGATGAT from Triticum aestivum cultivar Chinese Spring chromosome 3B, IWGSC CS RefSeq v2.1, whole genome shotgun sequence includes these protein-coding regions:
- the LOC123072878 gene encoding protein H2A.5-like, whose product is MARKGGERKKAVTRSVKAGLQFPVGRIGRFLKKGRYAQRVGSGAPVYLAAVLEYLAAEVLELAGNAAKDNKKSRIVPRHLLLAIRNDQELGKLLAGVTIAHGGVLPNINPVLLPKRALEKAEKEAQSPKSPRKKTEKKAPAPAAKKTPKKKTAADKKTTAADAEKEAAAAAAEEEE
- the LOC123072876 gene encoding glycine-rich RNA-binding protein 2, mitochondrial isoform X3, coding for MLDRTAGFSSGSKLFVGGLSYDTNEVALKDAFSQHGDVIQVKVMCHPVTGQSKGYGFVKFSSEKEAAAALEKMSDEVLDGKNIRVHFANSG